Proteins encoded in a region of the Apostichopus japonicus isolate 1M-3 chromosome 19, ASM3797524v1, whole genome shotgun sequence genome:
- the LOC139959581 gene encoding uncharacterized protein isoform X2 has product MAFLATALVLFYVVEASCNLQHFESCVIIDDDSGSCLNVFLRYWEGYASAIGNEGFVHHENVLFLEGVYDYNDASATDCHIRKRSIENAAFENATWTRDGYTTCSEDQVSKFNAWWGNNCEGHCIEDDNCRKYPFYLVQHLWNNCSWNRIDDRPSYDINIP; this is encoded by the exons TTGAAGCCAGCTGTAATTTACAGCACTTCGAAAGCTGTGTCATCATAGACGACGACTCAGGATCctgtttgaatgtttttctGCGGTATTGGGAAGGATACGCTTCTGCTATTGGGAATGAAGGCTTTGTTCACCATGAAAATGTTCTGTTCTTAGAGGGGGTTTATGACTATAATGACGCAAGTGCAACTGATTGCCACATCC GGAAACGATCCATAGAAAATGCTGCCTTTGAGAATGCTACATGGACCAGAGATGGCTATACCACCTGCTCGGAGGATCAAGTGTCCAAGTTTAACGCTTGGTGGGGAAACAACTGTGAGGGCCATTGCATAGAGGATGACAATTGCCGCAAGTATCCATTCTATCTTGTCCAGCACCTATGGAACAACTGCAGCTGGAATAGAATCGATGACAGGCCATCATATGACATTAATATCCCATGA